The following is a genomic window from Sedimenticola thiotaurini.
GGCGCTGGGCGCAGTCAGGGTATCGGTTCCCAACGCCTTGTACTCGGAACAGCGCCGCGGTTGCGGAATCGCCTTGCCGGGATTGAGCAGACCCTGGGGATCAAAGGCCTTTTTCACGGCATGGAACTGGGCCAGTTCGGCGGCGCTGAACTGGGCACACATCTGGTGGATCTTCTCATGCCCCACGCCGTGCTCACCGGTAATGGTGCCACCCACCCGCACGCACAGCTCCAGGATCTCCGCCCCCAGATCCTCCGCCCGTTTCAGTTCGCCGGGCTTGTTGGCGTCGTACAGAATCAACGGGTGCAGATTACCGTCACCGGCATGGAACACGTTAGCCACCGGCAGCTGGTACTGTTCCGACAGCCGGCTGGTCTCCAGCAACACCTCGGCCAACCGTTTGCGCGGCACAGTGCCGTCCATGCAGTAGTAGTCAGGCGAGATACGACCGACCGCCGGGAAGGCGGACTTGCGCCCCTTCCAGAACAGGGTCCGTTCCGCCTCATCCTCCGCCGTGCGTACCTCGGTGGCCCCGGAATCGAGCAACTGCTGCCGCACCCGGCCCAGGTGGGCCGATACCTCGGCATTGGCCCCGTCCAGTTCACACAGCAGAATGGCCTGGGCATCCACCGGGTAGCCGGCGTGAACAAAATCCTCGGCGGCGCGGATCGCCAGGCCATCCATCATCTCCAGACCGGCCGGGATGATACCGGCAGCGATCACATCCCCCACCGCATTGGCGGCCTTGCTCACATCGTCAAAAGCGGCCAGCAGCACCTGGGCCCGTTCCGGGGTCGGCAGCAGCTTTACCAACACCTCCACCACCACACCCAGCATCCCCTCCGAGCCGATCATCAGGGCCAGCAGGTCATAACCGGGGCCATCCAGTGCCTCGACCCCCAGGGTGATCAGTTCACCATCGGCGGTCACCACTTTCAGTTGCAACACATTGTGGACGGTCAGTCCGTACTTTAGGCAGTGCACCCCGCCGGAGTTCTCCGCCACGTTGCCACCGATGGTACAGGCGATCTGGGATGAGGGGTCGGGCGCATAGTAGAGTCCCTGCTCCGCCACCGCTTCGGAGATGGCCAGATTGCGCACACCGGGCTGTACCCGGGCGGTGCGGTTGAGCGGGTCGATGGCGAGAATCCGGTTCAGCTTGGCCAGGCTCATCAACACCCCGTTGGCCAACGGCAGAGCGCCACCGGAGAGACCGGTGGCCGCACCCCGCGCCACCACCGGTATGCCGAGCCGGTGACAACACTGCATCACCTGCTGCACCTGTTCGGCCGTCTCCGGCAGCACCACCAGCAGGGGCACCTGGCGATAGGCGGAGAGTCCGTCGCATTCGTAAGGGCGCAGATCCTCCTGGTCATACAGGATCAGCTCCCTGGGCAACAGCTCCTGCAGTGCCCTGACCAGTGCAGGTTTATCAATCTTCGGGGTTTCGCTCATGAGGGGTTGCTATTTCCGCCAGTAGGCCGGTGACAACAGCACCAGCAGGGTAAAGATCTCCAGTCGTCCCAACAGCATAGCAAAACAGAGAATCCATTTGGCCGGATCGTTGATGCTGGCATAGTTGAGACCGACTCCGGCCAGCCCCGGCCCCAGATTGTTAATCGATGCCGCCACGGCTGAAAATGACGTCATCAGATCGAGCCCGGTGAGAGCCAGGGCCAGATACATGAAGGTGAAGCTGGCCACGTAGAGAGCGAAGAAACCCCACACCGCCTCCACCACGCGGGGAGTGATGGTCTTGCCCCCTACCCGGATAGGGATCTGGGCACTGGGATGGATCAGCCGGGTGATCTCCCGCATACCCTGCTTGATGAGCAGCAGAAAGCGGATCACCTTGATACCACCACCGGTTGAACCGGCACAGCCACCAATGAAGCTGGCGAACAACAACAGAATGGCGATAAAACCGGGCCATAATGAATAATCCGCGGTAGTGAAGCCCGCGGTGGTACCGATGGAGACCGCCTGGAACAGCCCCTTGGTGAAGGCCTCACCCCAGCTGTCATAGGTTCCTGTGGTGTGCAGGGTCACTACCACCAAAACAGCCACGAACAGCAGCACCATCAGGTAGAACAGGAACTCACTGTCAACCAGATAGACCCGGAGATTACGTCGGTTGATAGCAATAAAATGGAGCGCGAAGTTGACCCCTGACAGGAGCAGGAACAGCACCGCAATCATCTCGATCAGGGTGCTGTCGAAATAGCCGATGCTGGCATCATGGGTGGAGAAGCCACCGATAGCGACGGTGGAAAACGCGTGACCGATGGCATCGAACAGGGACATGCCCGCCGCCCAGTAACCCAGCAGACAGGCGATGGTAAGCCCCATGTAGATAAACCAGAGCGCCTTGGCCGTCTCGGTGATACGGGGTGTCAGCTTGGTGTCCTTCATGGGTCCCGGAGTCTCGGCCCGATACAGCTGCATGCCACCGATACCCAGCATCGGCAGCACCGCCACCGCCAGCACGATAATACCCATGCCCCCCAGCCACTGCAGTTGCTGGCGATAGTAGAGGATCGACCGGGGCAGCTCATCCAGGCCGATAATCACCGTGGATCCGGTGGTGGTGAGTCCCGATATGGACTCAAACACCGCGTCGGTGAGTGACAGGTGGGGGTGATCCGACAGGGAGAGCGGCAGTGCACCGGTGATACCCAACACAGTCCAGAACAGCACCACCACCATGAAACCGTCCCGCAGACGCAACTCCCGCCGCTGATCCGACACCATGACCCAGGAGATCCCACCCACCATCAGGATGATGACGAAAGCGATCAGGAAGGCGGAGTAGGCCCCATCGTCATACCAGAGGGATACCGCCAGCGGTGGCAGCATGGTGCCACTGAACAGCATCAGCAGGATGCCCAGTATGCGTTGAATGGCGCTGAATTTCATATCCGTCAGCTATCCCGGTGCTGCGAGTCATGACCGGCGGTCATACCCACTCCCGGGATGCCCCCTTACAAGAAAGTGATGCCCACCTGGAACAGCCGCTCCACTTCCGGAATCTGCCGTTTATCCACCAGAAACAGAATGACATGGTCTTCCGATTCGATCACTGTGTCGTGGTGCGCGATCAGCACTGAGTCACCCCGTACCACCGCACCAATATTGGTCCCCTTCGGCAGCTTGATATCCTCGATCGCCCGGCCCACCACCTTGGAGGAGCTGGGATCACCGTGGGCTACCGCCTCGATCGCTTCCGCCGCGCCACGGCGCAGCGAATGCACCATCACCACATCGCCCCGCCGCACATGGGTCAGCAGACTGCCGATGGTGGCCTGCTGGGGCGAGATGGCGATATCGATCGGCCCGCTCTGCACCATGTCCACGTAAGCGGCCCGGTTGATCAGCGCCATCACCTTGCGCGCACCCAGCCGCTTGGCCAGCATGGCGGAGAGGATATTGGCCTCATCATCGTTAGTGACGGCACAGAACATATCGGTGCCTTCGATGTTCTCCTCCATGAGCAGATCTTCATCCGCCACATCGCCGTGCAGCACGATGGTTTTGGTCAACTCCTCCGCCACCTTCTGCGCCTGGCGACGATCCCGTTCGATCAGCTTGACCTGGTAGTCCCGTTCCAGGGCATGGGCGAGCCGGGTACCGATATTGCCGCCACCGGCGAAGATCAACCGCTTGAACGGCTTGTCCAGCCGCCGCAGTTCACTCATCACCGCCCGGATATTCTCCTTGGCGGCAATGAAGAAGACCTCGTCATCGGCCTCGATAATGGTGTCCCCCTCCGGCTGGATGGCCCGTCCCTGGCGGTAGATGGCGGCCACCCGCGCCTCGATGTTGGGCATGTGTTCGTAGAGAGTACGGAGCTCATTACCCACCAACGGCCCGCCATAGTAGGCGCGTACCGCCACCAGGCGTACCCGGCCACCGGCAAAATCCAGCACCTGCAGGGCACCGGGGTTTTCAATCAGACGCATGATGTAGCCGGTCACCAGCTGCTCCGGACTGATCAACACATCGATCGGCATCGCTTCGGGGGAGAAGAGCTGGGGATACTTGGTGAAGCCGAGGGCCCGTACCCGGGCTATCTTGGTGGGGGTGTGGAACAGGCTGTAGGCCACCTGGCAGGCGACCATGTTGGTCTCGTCGCTGTTGGTGACCGCCAGGATCAGGTCGGCATCCTCGGCGCCCGCCCGCATCAACACCTCCGGATGCGCCGCATGTCCCTGAACAGTACCCAGATCGAGCCGGTCCTGCAGCTCCCGGAGCAGATCCGCGTCCTGATCGACCACCGTGATATCGTTCGCCTCGGACGCCAGGTTATTGGCAACTGAGGCCCCAACCTGCCCGGCGCCTAGGATGATTATTTTCATTGTGTCTGTCTGCCACTTTCCGGATTTGGTTGATCCGTGGCCCCATCGGGTCTCACGGTCAGTCGGTACAGAGCGGCGAGCTTATTACCGTTTGTCCTTTACATCAATGCCCAGTGCCTTCAGTTTCCGATACAGGTGGGTTCGCTCCATACCGGATTCCTGGGCGATCTGGGTCATATTGCCGGCGTGTTTCTCCAACTGATACTCCAGGTAGGCCTTTTCGAATGCCTCCCGGGCCTGCCGCAGGGGCTGATCAAACGAGACCGGAAAGCGGGCACCGCTCTCCAGCGCCAGACCGACGCTGCCCAGCGCCGCCTCCACCTCGTCCTGGGTGATCTCATCACCGGCGCCCAGGATCAACAGGCGCTGCACCAGGTTTTTCAGCTCGCGGATGTTGCCGTGCCAGCTGTGATTGCGCAGGAAGTTCTGCGCCCCCACGTCAAACCGCCGATAGGGCAGTTTTTCATGGGCCACGTAACTGTCCACGTAATAGGCCAGCAACTCCGGCACATCCTCCCGGTGTTCACGCAGCGGCGGAATATGCAGGGGCACCACATTAAGATGGTAGAACAGATCCTCACGGAAATTGCCGGCCTGCACCTCATCCTGCAGGTTTTTCTGGGTGGCGGCGATAATGCGCACGTCGATCTGAACCGGCTCAGAGCCCCCCACCCGCAGGAAGGCACCCCCATCCAGCGCCCCCAACAGCTGGCCCTGGGCCTCGATATCCATGTCCGCCACCTCGTCCAGAAACAGGGTGCCGCCACGCGCCTGCTCCAGGGCGCCGTAGTGGATATGTCCCTCCTGTTCGCTGCCGAACAGCTCCAGAGCGGAGTTGCCCCGGGCAATGGATGAGACTCCGACATCGATAAACGGCCGGTCCCGGCGCACGCTCTGGGAGTGCAGATACCGGGCGAACGTCTCGCGGCCGGAACCGGGCTCGCCGGTGATCAGCACCCAGGTGTCGTGCTGGGCGATACGTTTGACCTGTTCCCGCAGGCGCTGCATCACCGCGCTCCGGCCGGTCGGTTCCACCACATGCTGGGTGTGGCGACGCAGGCCGATATTCTCCTGCTGCAGCTTCTCCACCTCCAGGGCCCGCTCCACGGTCAGCAGCAGCTTGGCCAGCGACAGCGGCTTCTCCAGGAAATCGTAGGCCCCCAGGCGGGTCGCCTCCACCGCGGTCTCCACCGTGCCATGACCCGACATCATGATCACCGGACAGGGCAGCCCCTCCCCTTCGGACCACTCCTTGAGCAGTGAGATACCGTCCAGATCCGGCATCCAGATATCCAGCAGCACCAGGTCGGGCCGCCGGTCACGCAGTGCCTTGCGGGCACTGGCACCATCTTCCGCCATGTCGACCGTGTACTCCTCGTCCTCCAGGATCTCCTTCACCAGGGTGCGGATGTCCGGCTCGTCATCCACCACCAGGATATGCGCTGCACTCATTGGCTACCGCTCCTCTTGTTCAGTTGCTCGGGCCGGTCGATACAGTCGACAGACGGGTCGGCACCGATTGCCGGTAGTCGCAGGATCAGGCTGGCACCCCCCTCGGCCCGGTTATCAGCCCGGATGCTGCCGCCGTGCTCTTCGGCAATCTTCTTCACCACCGCCAGACCCAGCCCGGTCCCCCGGGTCTTGGTGGTGACATAGGGTTCAAACAGATGGGGCAGGATCTCCGGATCGAAACCGGGTCCGTTGTCCTTCACCTCCAGTTGCACCACGCTGCAGTCATTTTCCACCAGCAACGCCGTACTGATGTCGATTTTCGGGTTCTCCACCGGGCTGACCGCCTCCTGGGCATTCTTTATGAGGTTGTGTACCACCTGGCGCAGACGTACCGGATCGGCCTCGACCCGGCCTCCGTCCGCCTCCAGCCGGACCTGCAGACCGGTCACCAGACCGGCACTGCGGTAGAGATCCAGCACTTCGCTCACCAGGGCGTCCAGATCCACCGGCTGCGGATCGATCCGGGATGGCCGCGCATAATCGGAAAAGGCGTTCACCATCTCTTTCATCGCCTCCACCTGGGAGACGATGGTATGGGTGGCGCGATCCAGCACATCGGCATCCTTTCCCTCCATCTTCTTCAGGTACTTGTGGCGCAACCGCTCGGCGGACAACTGAATCGGGGTGAGAGGGTTCTTGATCTCATGGGCGAGACGGCGCGCCACCTCGCCCCAGGCGGCATCGCGCTGGGCCCTGAGCAGATTGGTGATATCGTCAAACACCAGCCCGTAGCCCATCGACTCATCATCCGGCTGGGCCAGCGGGGTACCCCGACAGAGCAGCACCTGGCGCCCGTCACCGCCAATCAGGGTGATCTGGCCGCGCCAGTCGCGCCGTTCCTGCTCCACCGGCTCGCGCACCGCCTCGACAAACTGCCGCAACCGTGACGAGATCTGGGCCAGCGCGTCCACATCCTGCCCCAGCATCCGGGACAGATCCACTTTCAGGATCTCCCCCGCCGCCTGGTTGGCGGTGCGCAGATGACCACTGGCATCCAGCGAGATCACCCCGGAGGAGAGTCGTCCGAGTACCGTCTCCAGATAGGTGCGCTGTGCCTCCACCTGGCGCTGGGTACGCACGGTTTCATCACGGGCATGGGCGATGCGCCGGGACATGGAGTTGAAGGAGTCAACCAGAAAGCCGAGTTCATCCCTGGCCTTGGGCAGGGGCAGCTGCAGACCGTAGTTGCCTTCCGCCACCTCCCGGGTCCCCTCCGCAATACCGGCCACCGGCTTGACCAGCCGCCGGGCGGTAAAGAAGGCGGCCCAGATGGCCGCCAGCAGGCTGAACAGCAGCACCATCGCCAGGGAGAGGGTAAAGGTGCTTTTCAGACTCTTGCGCAGGAAGGCCAGCTCCTTGTAGCGGCTGTAGCTGTCCTCCACCTTGGTGGTCAGATCGGCGATGGAGCGGGATACCGGAAACCGGGCCAGCAACAGGCGACTGCGAATCCGGTCCGCCACCACGGCACGCACTTCCAGCTGGCCCTCCACCTTCGGGTTCGGCTCCACCCCCACATAATCCTCACCGGAGCGAACCTGTTGCAGCAGGGCCATATCGGGCCGGCTGGTGATCAGGATACTGGGATCGGCATTGACGCTGACAATCACCTTGCCACCGGCGTCCATCAACACCAGCTCACTGGCGCCGAACTGCTCACGCAGATCCTCCAGGCTCAGGCTCAGGCCCGCCACTGATGAGCCGGACAGCTCCCCCAGCAGCAGCTGGGCCACCTTCAGCCGCTCCAGCTTGTGCAGATCGAGGGAGGCCCGCCCCAGGCTGAGGGCATCTTCCATGGATTGATCGATATGCACATCGAACCAGCTGTCGATCCCCTTGAGGAGAAACTGCTGGGAGTAGTAGTAGACCACCGCCACCGGTGCCAGGGAGAGGGCCACGAACACCACCACCAGTCTTAACGCCAACCGGGAACCGGCCGCCTGGCGACGATAGCGGGCCACCATCTGGACGATGTTGAAGCTGACCACGATCACCATGGCGAACAGGCCCAGCACACTGGTGACCAGCAGGGGGATAAACAGGCGGCTCAGCTCTTCGGTGTTCTGCAGGGCACCGCTCATGAAGTGCAGCGATACCAGCACCAGTACCAGCAGGGCGATCACCGGCAGCGCACCGCCGCCCAGTCTCTTCAGGGTTGCAGACGCCATAGGCTCCACTCACTGGACAGGTTCCAGGCCGGACTCAGGTACGCCAGCGGCCGCAGGGGCAGGGGCAGCGCCTCGATATCCAGGCTCGATTTGAGCGAGAGTCTGTAGGTCTCCCCCTGCTGCAGTTTTTTTGCTTCGATCAGTTGCACGTCACGAATCCGCCCCAGGGCGGTGAAAGCCGCCTTGCGGGTGGCAAAATATTGTTGCGTGCCGTTCGCGATGTCGGTCACCTGATAGAGTCCGTGCAGCGCCTGGTGCAGTATGCGGTAGCGCAACCGGACATCCAGCAGGTCCGCCTCCCAGATCCAGGCTCCCTCACGGCGCAGCTGGGTATGCACCTCCAGGGTCAGCGGCACCCCGCTGTCCAACGCCTCCAGCGCCTGGTCACTGAACTGGTAGTGGATGTCCGCGTCCATCAGGTAGACGCCCTCCACTTTGCGCGTTTTCAGCCCCTCCACCGAGAAGCCGGCCGCCTGGGATGACCCGGCGGAGACGAGCAGGAACAGCAGCAGTGAGAGCCACAGACCCCGGCGGGCGCCCTGTTTCCAATGTCTGTTTATGGCTTGAAAACCGCTCATGGCTGGCCCGTTTTCTCCAGGCAGGCGTAATAGAAGCCATCCATGGTCGCTTCACCAGGCAGCGTCTGCCGCCCCACCTTGCGGGTCCGGCCCCAGTCCGCCTCCAGCGCCCGCTCCCGGGCATCCGGCGCCTGGGCCAGAAACCGCCCCACCTGGCCTTCGTTCTCATCGGACAACAGGGAACAGGTGGCGTAGAGCAGCCGCCCGCCCGGTTTCAGCAGCGGCCAGACAGCCCGCAGGATCTGCCCCTGGGTCTTCACCAGGGCGGGAATATCCGCCGCCCGACGCAACAGTTTGATATCCGGGTGACGGCGTATTACGCCAGTGGCCGAACAGGGTACATCCAGCAGGATACGGTCATACTGCCGCTCTGCCCAGGCCCCCTGGGGTTTGGCCGAGTCCCCCTGCACCACCGTCGCTGTCACCCCCAGCCGGTCCAGATTCTGCTGTACCCGTTTGAGCCGCCGCCGATCCAGATCCATGGCGGTCAGCTCCACCGCAGCCGACTCCAGAATGTGTCCCGACTTGCCGCCCGGTGCCGCACAGGCATCCAGTACCTGCTGGCCATCCCGCAGGTCCAGCAGACCGGCGGCCAGTTGTGCTCCGCCATCCTGCACCGACACCAGACCTTCGGCAAAACCGGGCAGCGCCTCCGCATCCACCGGTTGCTCCAGCTGCAACCCCGCAGAAACATGGGGAATGGGACTGGCCGCCATGCCGGCCGCTGTCAGTTGTGCCAGATACTGTTCACGGCTGGTGCGGGCCAGGTTGACCCGAAGACTCATGGGGGGGTGGCTGTTGGCCGCCTGCAGTATGGACTCCCAGTCCCGGGGCCAGTCATTGCGCAGCCGCTTCAACAACCAACCGGGCACCGCATAGCGCCCCTGGGGGTCGGCGTCAGCCCGTGCCAGCAAGGCGTCCCGCTCCCGCTGAAAACGGCGCAGCAGGGCATTGATCAACCCCACTGCCCAGTTTTTTCCCAGCAGCCGGGCCGCCTCCACCGTCTCGGCCACCGCCGCGTGGGGTGCCACCCGCATATAGATGAGTTGATAGAGGCCCAGCAGGATTAACGCCTGGACTTCGCCCTCTTTCGGTTTGATCGGCTTGCTCAGCAGTTCGCCGGCGATCTTTTCCAGTCGGGGACGCCAGCGGGCAACGCCGAAACAGAACTCCTTCACCAGCCCCCGGTCCCGCGGGGCAACCTCATTCAGTCCCCGCTCCAGCAGATCAGAGATTGAGCGGCCGGCGGCCAGTTGGCGCAACAGTTGCGCCGCCACCACCCGCGGGTTGCCAGGTTGTGTGCTCCCGGCACTCATGCAGCCACTTCCGACCCGCTAACCAAGCACCACCCCTTGGGGATCATGGGCGTTGAGGAAGTCTGCGGCACTCATGGCCCGTTTACCCGGCAGTTGCAGGGAGCGGATACGCAACAGTCCGTCGCCGGTGGCCACGTCTATACCCTCCCGGTTGCAGGCGACCACGGTGCCGGGCGCTGCATCGGCAGTTCCGTCAAGCGGTGTACTCTCCCAGATCCGCAGCACCTTCCCCTCCATCAGGGTCTGGGCCACGGGCCAGGGGTTGAAAGCGCGCACCTGGCGATCCAGGGCCCGGGCATCCCGACTCCAATCCATCACCGACTCCGCCTTCTCCAGCTTGCTGGCGTAGTTGGCCTGCGCATCCTGCTGGGGCTGCGCCTTCAGGGAGCCATCCACAATACCCGGCAAGGCCGCCATCAGCGCTTCCGCCCCCAGTTCCGACAGTCGGTCGTGCAGGGCGCCACCGGTCTCGTCCGGACCGATATCGACCTCCCGCTTGAGCAGCATGGGTCCGGTATCCAGTCCCGCCTCCATCTGCATGATGGTGATGCCGGTCCGCTCATCACCGGCCAGTACCGCCCGCTGGATCGGCGCGGCACCACGCCAGCGGGGCAACAGAGAGGCGTGAATATTGATACAGCCCAGGCGGGGGGCGTCCAGCACCCGTTGCGGCAGAATCAGCCCGTAGGCCACCACCACCATCAGGTCCGCCTGCAGCGCTTCCAGCGCCTCCAGGTCGGCCGATTCCCGGAAGTTGCGGGGCTGGTAAACCGGTATCCGGTGCTCCAGCGCCAACTGCTTAACCGGGCTGGCGGTCAGCTTGCGGCCGCGACCGGCCGGCCGGTCCGGCTGGGTGTAGACTGCTACCACCTGGTGTTGGGAATGGATCAGCTCGCGTAACGGCGGGACCGAAAACTCCGGGGTTCCGGCAAAAATAATCTTTAACTGCTTGTTCATTTTAAATTGTTCTCGCGGCCACCCAGGCCATCGGGAGAGGGCTCAAACGTTCCGGTTTGACTCAAAGTGCCTGACTGACGCTTTCCTGCTGCGCCTGTCGCTCCTCTTTTTCCAGCTTCTTGCGGATGCGCTGACGCTTCAGGGCGGAGAGGTTGTCGATGAACAGCTTGCCCTCCAGGTGATCCAGCTCATGCTGAATACAGACCGCCAGCAGCTCATCGGCTTCAAATTCGATCGTCTCACCATCCAGGTTCTGCGCCCGCACCTTAATATGGGTCGCCCTGATCACCGGTTCATAGATGCCGGGCACCGACAGGCACCCCTCATCCATCTTGTGCTCGCCGTGCTTTTCCAGGATCTCCGGGTTGACCAGACAGAGGGGGTCGTCACGCTCCTCAGAGATATCTATCACCACCAGGCGACGCGGGTCGTTCACCTGGGTCGACGCCAACCCGATGCCCGGTGCCTGATACATGGTCTCCAGCATATCGGCGGCCAATTTACGCAAATCATCGTCAAAAGATTTCACAACCTGTGCTTTATTGCGCAATCTTGGGTCTGGAAAATGAAGTATGTTCAGAATTGCCATTGGGTTTTCCGTCAATCTATAGTACAAAGCTAAAATAATTCGCTAACAATATGATGATACAGGATTCTGACCCGGCCATCGGGCCGTATTTAGTAGTCACTTGGATCAAACAGCCAACGCAAAGGGATCGCCATGTTTACGTCTAGCAACAAGCTCGCCTACCTGGTATTCGGCCTGCTCATCTCGTGGGGTGCGCTGGCGGCCGATACAGTCGCCGTCAACCCCAACCACCCCGACCGATACGTGGTGGTCAAGGGAGACACCCTGTGGGATATCTCGGGTCGCTTCCTACGTGACCCCTGGCGGTGGCCGGACGTCTGGTATGTCAACCCCCAGATCGCCAATCCGCACCTGATCTACCCGGGCGATATTATCACAATGACCTACGTAAACGGTCAGCCACGTCTCAGTCTGCAGCGTGGCTCCACGGTGAAACTGTCACCCCAGGTGCGCTCCACCCCCCTGGAAGGGGCTATCCCGGCCATCCCGATTGACGCCATCCACCAGTTCCTCACCCGCCCCTACGTCATGGAACAGGCGGATATGGAGAGCGCCCCCTACGTGGTGGCGTTTGCGGATGAGCATATACTCGGCAGCGATAACATCAAGGCCTATGTCCGCAGTATCGATAATACTGACAACAAAATATTTGACGTAGTTCGACCGGGGGATGCCTATAAGGACGCTGATACCGGCGAGATCCTCGGCTACGAGGCGCTCTACATCAGCAGCAGTGAACTGCTGCAGCCCGGCGATCCGGCAACCCTGATGCTGCAGGGCATGGAGCTGGAAACAGTCAAAGGCGACCGCCTGCTGCCGGTGTCAGATGACACGCCGCTGAACACCTTCTACCCGGCCGCCCCCAAGCAGGAAGTCAGCGGTAGTATCATCTCGGTACTCAATGGCGTCACCCAGATCGGCCAGTACAATGTGGTGGTCCTGGACCGCGGCGCCAGTGATGGCCTGGAAGCCGGTAATGTGCTGACTATCGATCACCGGGGCGAGACCATCCGGGACGTTGTCTCCAAAACCCGGGGCGATACCGTCACCCTGCCCGACGAGCCAGCCGGCTTGCTGATGGTGTTCCGCACCTTCGATCGGGTGAGCTTCGCGCTGGTGATGCAGGCGTCCCGCGCCATCCACGTGCTTGACCGGGTACACAATCCATAATTGTCGACGGAGGCGTGTCTCGACCCGATGTCCACACAGGAGAAGAGTGAAGATCCCACTCAACAGGCCAGGGAAGGTGCCTGCGAACATTCGGCTGACCAACTCCGTTACTGGCTCGCGCTACTGCATACCCCCGGGCTCGGCAGCCGCGGTATTAACCGGCTGCTGGGCGTTACCGGGGGTAACCCGCAGCCCCTGTTCAGCACTCAGCACCCGGCTCACAAAGGGCTCAAACAAGCGTCCATCGACTGGCTGCGGGACCCGGACTGGGACCGGGTGGAGCAGGACCTGCGCTGGCAGGAAGGCGGGAACAGAGCCATCCTGACACTGGCGGATGGCCGCTACCCGACACTACTGAAAGAGCTTGAGGACCCACCTCCCCTGCTGTTCGTCCAGGGGGATCCGGCCATCCTCGACATGCCCCAGCTGGCCATAGTGGGCTCCAGAAACCCCACCCCCAGCGGCCGACAAACCGCACAGGAGTTCGCCCGCTTCCTGTCCCAGGCGGGACTGGTGATCACCAGTGGCCTGGCTGCCGGTATCGACGGCGCCGCACACCGGGGGGCTCTGCAAGGCAGCACTCCCACCCTGGCGGTTACCGGTACCGGCCTCGACCGGGTCTATCCCGCCAGGCATCGGGATCTGGCCCACCAGATCGCCGAGCAGGGGGCTCTGGTCTCCGAACTCCCTCCGGGGACGCCCCCGTTACCGGCTAACTTCCCCCGCCGTAACCGTATCATCAGTGGCCTCAGCGTCGGCACCCTGGTGGTGGAGGCCGCCCGTCAGAGCGGTTCACTGATCACCGCCCGGCTGGCCACGGAACAGGGACGGGAGGTGTTTGCCATTCCCGGCTCCATCCACAACCCCCTGGCCCGGGGCTGCCACGCCCTGATTCGCCAGGGCGCCAAGCTGGTGGAGACCGCGGATGATATCCTGGAGGAGCTGGCACCCCTGCTGGGCGCCCAGCTGGAGCGAACCGAACCTGTCTCAACCGTCAAGGCAGAGCCGGAAGCACGCTTATGGGATCAGGAGTACCAGCAATTGATGGCCGCACTCGATTTCGATCCCACCCCGGTGGACCTGTTGATTGAACGGAGTGGATTGACCGCAGACGCGGTTTCCTCCATGCTTCTTCTACTAGAGCTGGAAGGTTTTGTCTCAGCTGCGCCCGGCGGACGTTATTGTCGAACCGGAAAGATGGGCACTGAACCACCATAGTTTGCAGTTTTTTCCG
Proteins encoded in this region:
- a CDS encoding FAD-linked oxidase C-terminal domain-containing protein, encoding MSETPKIDKPALVRALQELLPRELILYDQEDLRPYECDGLSAYRQVPLLVVLPETAEQVQQVMQCCHRLGIPVVARGAATGLSGGALPLANGVLMSLAKLNRILAIDPLNRTARVQPGVRNLAISEAVAEQGLYYAPDPSSQIACTIGGNVAENSGGVHCLKYGLTVHNVLQLKVVTADGELITLGVEALDGPGYDLLALMIGSEGMLGVVVEVLVKLLPTPERAQVLLAAFDDVSKAANAVGDVIAAGIIPAGLEMMDGLAIRAAEDFVHAGYPVDAQAILLCELDGANAEVSAHLGRVRQQLLDSGATEVRTAEDEAERTLFWKGRKSAFPAVGRISPDYYCMDGTVPRKRLAEVLLETSRLSEQYQLPVANVFHAGDGNLHPLILYDANKPGELKRAEDLGAEILELCVRVGGTITGEHGVGHEKIHQMCAQFSAAELAQFHAVKKAFDPQGLLNPGKAIPQPRRCSEYKALGTDTLTAPSARGG
- a CDS encoding sigma-54-dependent transcriptional regulator; translation: MSAAHILVVDDEPDIRTLVKEILEDEEYTVDMAEDGASARKALRDRRPDLVLLDIWMPDLDGISLLKEWSEGEGLPCPVIMMSGHGTVETAVEATRLGAYDFLEKPLSLAKLLLTVERALEVEKLQQENIGLRRHTQHVVEPTGRSAVMQRLREQVKRIAQHDTWVLITGEPGSGRETFARYLHSQSVRRDRPFIDVGVSSIARGNSALELFGSEQEGHIHYGALEQARGGTLFLDEVADMDIEAQGQLLGALDGGAFLRVGGSEPVQIDVRIIAATQKNLQDEVQAGNFREDLFYHLNVVPLHIPPLREHREDVPELLAYYVDSYVAHEKLPYRRFDVGAQNFLRNHSWHGNIRELKNLVQRLLILGAGDEITQDEVEAALGSVGLALESGARFPVSFDQPLRQAREAFEKAYLEYQLEKHAGNMTQIAQESGMERTHLYRKLKALGIDVKDKR
- the trkA gene encoding Trk system potassium transporter TrkA → MKIIILGAGQVGASVANNLASEANDITVVDQDADLLRELQDRLDLGTVQGHAAHPEVLMRAGAEDADLILAVTNSDETNMVACQVAYSLFHTPTKIARVRALGFTKYPQLFSPEAMPIDVLISPEQLVTGYIMRLIENPGALQVLDFAGGRVRLVAVRAYYGGPLVGNELRTLYEHMPNIEARVAAIYRQGRAIQPEGDTIIEADDEVFFIAAKENIRAVMSELRRLDKPFKRLIFAGGGNIGTRLAHALERDYQVKLIERDRRQAQKVAEELTKTIVLHGDVADEDLLMEENIEGTDMFCAVTNDDEANILSAMLAKRLGARKVMALINRAAYVDMVQSGPIDIAISPQQATIGSLLTHVRRGDVVMVHSLRRGAAEAIEAVAHGDPSSSKVVGRAIEDIKLPKGTNIGAVVRGDSVLIAHHDTVIESEDHVILFLVDKRQIPEVERLFQVGITFL
- a CDS encoding TrkH family potassium uptake protein, coding for MKFSAIQRILGILLMLFSGTMLPPLAVSLWYDDGAYSAFLIAFVIILMVGGISWVMVSDQRRELRLRDGFMVVVLFWTVLGITGALPLSLSDHPHLSLTDAVFESISGLTTTGSTVIIGLDELPRSILYYRQQLQWLGGMGIIVLAVAVLPMLGIGGMQLYRAETPGPMKDTKLTPRITETAKALWFIYMGLTIACLLGYWAAGMSLFDAIGHAFSTVAIGGFSTHDASIGYFDSTLIEMIAVLFLLLSGVNFALHFIAINRRNLRVYLVDSEFLFYLMVLLFVAVLVVVTLHTTGTYDSWGEAFTKGLFQAVSIGTTAGFTTADYSLWPGFIAILLLFASFIGGCAGSTGGGIKVIRFLLLIKQGMREITRLIHPSAQIPIRVGGKTITPRVVEAVWGFFALYVASFTFMYLALALTGLDLMTSFSAVAASINNLGPGLAGVGLNYASINDPAKWILCFAMLLGRLEIFTLLVLLSPAYWRK